In Cryptomeria japonica unplaced genomic scaffold, Sugi_1.0 HiC_scaffold_62, whole genome shotgun sequence, the following proteins share a genomic window:
- the LOC131863418 gene encoding aspartic proteinase nepenthesin-2-like — MAYKNVVTMLAVNLFMCCFCTLLLAEAMRANHQFRSDSAFSRLKRMESSIKAQSTGKLEPLVGMGIPEVGEDRAYFMIIGMGTPPISIRSQVDTGSDLIWFDCTALPTSSSTFKSLPCPSSLCSNLPNSTCSTSCQFSHNYTGSRNISGELFSETFTMTNGSGTSHSFAGVAFGCSHDTQRDGEVGADGVVWKNSLVGRNGVVGLGRRKLSLISQIGESKFSYCLADDYSEDYDDISSTPLLFGSAAELSATGV, encoded by the coding sequence ATGGCATACAAAAATGTGGTCACAATGCTTGCGGTAAATCTGTTCATGTGCTGCTTTTGTACGTTACTTCTTGCGGAAGCTATGCGCGCAAACCACCAGTTCAGAAGTGATTCAGCCTTTAGCAGGCTCAAAAGAATGGAATCCTCAATTAAAGCTCAAAGTACAGGAAAACTGGAACCTCTAGTGGGTATGGGTATTCCTGAGGTGGGCGAGGACAGAGCATATTTCATGATAATCGGAATGGGAACGCCACCAATAAGCATACGCTCACAAGTTGATACGGGCAGCGATCTAATTTGGTTTGACTGCACAGCCCTCCCCACGAGTTCCTCTACCTTCAAATCTCTCCCCTGCCCATCTTCCCTCTGCTCTAATCTTCCCAATTCGACCTGTTCAACCAGCTGTCAATTTTCTCATAATTACACAGGCAGCCGGAACATATCGGGCGAGTTATTCTCGGAGACCTTCACCATGACAAATGGAAGCGGGACTTCGCATTCCTTTGCTGGAGTAGCATTTGGGTGTAGCCATGACACCCAGCGAGACGGCGAGGTGGGTGCTGACGGCGTAGTGTGGAAAAATAGCCTCGTCGGGAGAAATGGCGTCGTGGGGCTTGGGCGACGGAAATTATCGCTCATCTCACAGATTGGCGAGTCTAAATTTTCCTACTGTCTTGCCGATGATTACTCGGAAGACTACGATGACATATCCTCCACGCCTCTCCTTTTCGGCAGCGCAGCAGAATTGAGCGCCACAGGAGTCTAG